ATACTTGAGAGAAATGGAAGGCTCTTCTTCTAAACTTTTTGTGACATCTCTTCTCATACTACTTGCCACTAGCTCAAGCTTAGTGGCTATGGCGAGCCCGTTGAGCACCGAGTTCATCAGAACGTCTTGCAGATCAACAACCTATCCAGGACTTTGCTTCAGCTCTCTCTCTATCCATGCAAATTTGATCCAAACAAGCCCTCGGATTCTGGCCAGCACGGCCCTCAACGTGACTCTTTTGTCGGTTCGCTCGACCTGTTCGGCGATGAAGGAGCTGTCGAAGAGCCGAGGAATGAGCCATAGAGTGCTTGGCGCCATGAAGGACTGTGTGGAGGTGTTTGGCGATGCGGTGGACCAGCTTCAGAGGTCTATAGGTCAGATGGGCAAGCTTAAGGGGTCTAATTTTCAGATGTTTATGAGTGATATACAAACTTGGGTCAGTGCTGTTTTGACGAATGAGGATACGTGCAGTGAAGGGTTTGCAGGGAATGCCATGAATGGGAAGGTGAAGACCATTGTTAGGGGCAGGATTGTGAAAGTTGCACAATTGACTAGCAATGCCTTGGCTTTGGTTAATCAATTTGCATCTCTTCATGGTTAATTAGATTCGTGAGGTCGTGAGgttatattatattagttatTATGcattatagaagaaaaaaaaaacgaactTTTCTTGTTAATGCCTTTTATAGGGTGTGAAAATGTActatgatgtgatataaaggttaagttgtttttgtttttttttaagaactatgatgtgatataaaatgttaagttgtttttgttttttttttagaaccatgatgtgatataaaatgttaagttgtttttgtttaatttagagtattttgtgtttgtattgtttgttaatatttttaatttgaaaagagaaaatcaaaggcAGAAAACAAGAATCAGGTGTTTGGCATATATAGCGTTAGTTATGATCCGTGCCGTTGCAGAGAAGATTTGTGGGTCTTTATAGGCAGGGGCTAAGCTCTTAAGATTATTGGTGTTGGAAAGTTGCATGTCTTAGGGACCTTTCTTTATGTCTCTGCACAAGTTGCAAATTCAGCAAATGTATAATAGCCGAATTCATGCACTGGTGTTTCCTTTGTACAATCTACTtggtttagtttttctttttttttaattgttttctaaGGCTTACATGGCTCAATCTAGGCTGTTCATTTTGAATGAACCTAAATCTTTGAAATTATAGGGACCTCAATCCTTCTTTGGGATATCTTTATATCACATGTTCTTTTAGTAAAAAAGAGAtcaagcatcacaatatccaaCTCTATATACCAAAGAATCCGGAACTCCTCCATTGAGAAAAATTCCCTGGCCTCCTACTCTTCCAAAAACACTCTACCAGCACCCAAAGAAAAATTATCACGCACCCAGCTCCTCAAGTCGAGAATTTTGCGCCAAGTCATATCATGTGTTAGTACAGTGAAGCCATGTGAAAAAGGGTAAAATTCTATCCACTCTGTTGAACCAAAAGCCATTGATTTCTTCCACTTGTAATGTGGTAAATGCAttagaaaaaaactttatcATTGAGAGAATTAAGTTATCAAGGAGTTTATCAGATTTGACTTTCTAGATGAGAtctccaaataattaaattgtttTCTTAAGGCGGCATTTAGAACATGCCTTCAGAGGCACAACAAATCGAGGTTGGTTAGTTGCCTGCTTTGGCAGTCACCACCATGAATTTCTATTGGTCTATTACACAGGAATCTCAACGACGGAGCATGTGGACATGGTAAATCCTGACGGCTAGACAGCCACGACTGCAtcttttttttccattaagCATTCAGGCCAGAAGCAAAACTGGAATCACAAATACAATGaagagagtaatgctatatatcactCTCCTGCATCCCCTCCCATCCTCCCAAAGCTTGCATGGTCCTCTATAGCATTTGGTGCAACAAGTATAACCAGGCACATACAAACACATGCAGGATCACGTGCACACGGATACACACACAGGTTTTCTGTACGACAATTGATTGTGCTTGTAACCCATCAACACCTccc
This window of the Corylus avellana chromosome ca5, CavTom2PMs-1.0 genome carries:
- the LOC132183182 gene encoding 21 kDa protein-like, whose translation is MEGSSSKLFVTSLLILLATSSSLVAMASPLSTEFIRTSCRSTTYPGLCFSSLSIHANLIQTSPRILASTALNVTLLSVRSTCSAMKELSKSRGMSHRVLGAMKDCVEVFGDAVDQLQRSIGQMGKLKGSNFQMFMSDIQTWVSAVLTNEDTCSEGFAGNAMNGKVKTIVRGRIVKVAQLTSNALALVNQFASLHG